AGGGATTCCGTGAGTTCCGTCCTGGAAAGCGCGTTGAGCCCCGCCTGGCGTGCCTTCTCCGTGATCGCGCGCGCCAGGGGGGATGAAAGCTCCACCGACCGGGGACGCTTTGCGGGGAGGTAGTAGAAGTCGCCGGTTTTTCCCGCCTCGGCGGCCCCGGCAAGCGAAAGAGCGACCAGCCCCGGGTCGGGACCACCGGGTAGCAGAGTCGAGATCTCGTCTCGCGGGAACCCTTCCCTGTCGGGGAACCGTTTGTGCAGGACGGAAAGGGCCTCGATCGCATTCCGTCCGACGTCTTCCACTGCGGATCGATGCCATACCCGGGTATTTCCTTCGACTCGCCGTAGCTGCCCGGATTCAACGCCTTTTGCGATCTCCCTGACGGAGGATTCCGGTCCGGAGCCGGTTATGGCCGCGGCCTCGCGGTCCTCCAGCCCCTGCCATCCGGAATCCTCGATCGCCGCCATGATCCGGGTGCCGATTTCCGCCGAATCGAGCATCGGGAGCGCCGCAGGCACCGCCCTGGCCGCTCCCTTCCTGCGGGGAGGAAGGGGGTGCAGGACACGCCCTCCGCCGACCGTGTAGCCGAAGTTTTCCAGGGGGGAGAATCCGCGCAGTATGAACCGGTCCCCTCCGAGGAGGACCATCTCATCCGCCAGGTGGATCCGCGCGTATCCTGAGCCCCCGGGCGGGATTTCCACGGTTCCGTAGAGAAGGACCCTCGCCAGCGTGGAAGAGGTAAAGGCGTGAAAGGAAACCTGGGCGCGGTTTTTCAATGGGCGGGGGGCCAGGGGAAGATATTCGATATATGTCTCCACTATGCGAGTGGGGAACAG
This genomic window from Deltaproteobacteria bacterium contains:
- the selB gene encoding selenocysteine-specific translation elongation factor; the protein is MSKRVIIGTAGHIDHGKSALVKALTGIDPDRLKEEKERGITIELGFAHLALPSGTLAGIIDVPGHEKFVRTMVAGAAGVDILMLVIAADEGVMPQTREHLDICRLLSIRHGLVVLNKCDKADEEWLALLEEDIGKFVSGTFLEGAPVVRVSAATGEGLTGLIGELDRIAAGVTGKDPSLFFRLPVDRSFSMKGFGTVVTGTLVGGTIRAGDEVRILPAGPVARVRGLQVHGGPAEFSTAGTRTAVNLQGVEKESAPRGSVLCSPGTLFPTRIVETYIEYLPLAPRPLKNRAQVSFHAFTSSTLARVLLYGTVEIPPGGSGYARIHLADEMVLLGGDRFILRGFSPLENFGYTVGGGRVLHPLPPRRKGAARAVPAALPMLDSAEIGTRIMAAIEDSGWQGLEDREAAAITGSGPESSVREIAKGVESGQLRRVEGNTRVWHRSAVEDVGRNAIEALSVLHKRFPDREGFPRDEISTLLPGGPDPGLVALSLAGAAEAGKTGDFYYLPAKRPRSVELSSPLARAITEKARQAGLNALSRTELTESL